One Vitis vinifera cultivar Pinot Noir 40024 chromosome 8, ASM3070453v1 genomic window carries:
- the LOC100267058 gene encoding uncharacterized protein LOC100267058, with protein sequence MPTARFPVAGTQKLRTKIGRKPLRPRNISADLDSVQIKAKPEWIEISRVADSNKENHPVYVTPVRMESFDASLAEELSAVRKRRERLKIEGDKVEKMLRERDLVMGMWMKEVKQRGEEQKKLEMEVDRLYRLKELRSAVRISPIRPLREREREKKIDAAQSQASPFRRRSVLFLKPSTDESTSPSQSQSLSLGLDRSKSTWPSPSPSSGLDRSQSTLPSPSPSPSPSLSLDSSEIGKEK encoded by the exons ATGCCAACGGCTCGATTTCCTGTCGCCGGAACTCAGAAGCTCCGGACAAAGATAGGCAGGAAACCGCTCCGACCCAGGAATATTTCTGCGGATCTGGACTCGGTTCAGATTAAGGCGAAGCCAGAATGGATAGAGATCTCGCGGGTGGCGGATTCGAACAAGGAGAATCATCCGGTATATGTGACTCCGGTGAGGATGGAATCTTTCGATGCGTCGCTTGCGGAGGAGCTGAGCGCAGTGCGGAAAAGGCGAGAGCGATTGAAAATAGAGGGAGATAAGGTGGAGAAGATGCTGAGAGAGAGGGATCTAGTGATGGGAATGTGGATGAAGGAGGTGAAACAGAGAGGAGAAGAGCAGAAGAAGCTTGAGATGGAGGTCGATCGGTTGTACAGATTGAAGGAACTCAGATCAGCCGtg AGAATATCTCCGATTCGACCGCTgagagagagggaaagagagaagaagatcGACGCAGCGCAATCGCAGGCAAGTCCCTTCCGGCGTCGATCTGTATTGTTTCTAAAACCATCTACGGACGAAAGCACATCGCCAAGTCAGAGTCAGAGTCTGAGTTTGGGTTTGGATAGATCAAAAAGCACATGGCCGAGTCCAAGTCCGAGTTCGGGTTTGGATAGATCACAAAGCACATTACCGAGTCCGAGTCCGAGTCCGAGTCCAAGCTTGAGTTTGGATAGTTCAGAAATTGGTAAAGAGAAATGA
- the LOC100261869 gene encoding uncharacterized protein LOC100261869 gives MLGFSVPIQPQFQGFTMCDCAPSTLLLNSTVRIRNLGFTTRDWNPRNHAKLSTFCNSHLIFHRNGGSRLISAEIDALNSTTCVRAIPNRGELGFKDEGKRDFGFETKGVDSSTSSAFDFLELEEQEGRTGEKSAGNPEDEDLVRVGGGSELEGAEKVDERLGLRSGRQVMRRSNMLAKQVISIRSALSLGFVSQLWVDTTSWMVLVIEVRPNLLSGELERFLLEDVSRVGDVVLVQDESVMDNEYKMLGLETLVGYNVVTPGRRNIGKVRGYTFNINSGAVESLELDSFGISLIPSSLVSTYALFVEDVLEVVSDTVIVHEVAASRIQRLTKGFWDARKGGTSIDEPGEYSDFASKRVRSDHSQSTRRNFRNKKFRPKVREMEDDWELPMDYL, from the exons ATGTTGGGATTCAGTGTTCCTATCCAGCCACAATTCCAGGGTTTCACAATGTGTGACTGCGCTCCCTCAACTCTTCTACTGAATTCCACCGTCAGAATTCGAAATTTAGGGTTCACTACTCGTGATTGGAACCCAAGAAACCATGCAAAGCTCTCTACTTTCTGCAATTCGCACCTCATATTTCACAGAAATGGCGGGTCACGGTTGATTAGTGCTGAAATTGATGCATTGAATTCAACGACTTGCGTAAGAGCTATCCCAAATCGCGGCGAATTAGGGTTTAAGGACGAAGGAAAGAGAGATTTTGGGTTCGAGACGAAGGGAGTGGATTCATCAACTTCTTCAGCCTTTGATTTCCTTGAATTGGAGGAACAGGAAGGGAGGACAGGTGAAAAGAGTGCAGGGAATCCTGAAGATGAGGATTTGGTTCGGGTTGGTGGTGGTTCGGAGCTGGAGGGGGCGGAGAAGGTGGACGAAAGGTTGGGGTTGAGGAGTGGAAGGCAGGTGATGCGGAGATCGAACATGCTCGCAAAGCAAGTTATCAGCATTCGATCGGCTCTCAGCTTGGGCTTCGTTTCGCAGCTTTGGGTGGACACCACCTCC tgGATGGTGCTGGTTATAGAAGTGAGGCCAAATTTACTTTCTGGTGAGCTAGAAAGGTTTCTTCTTGAGGATGTTAGCCGG GTAGGTGATGTTGTGCTGGTCCAAGATGAGAGTGTGATggataatgaatataaaatgcTTGGACTAGAAACATTG GTAGGATACAATGTCGTAACGCCAGGTCGAAGAAACATTGGGAAG GTGCGAGGATACACTTTTAATATCAACTCTGGGGCAGTGGAATCACTTGAGCTTGATTCATTTGGAATTTCTCTCATTCCATCAAGTTTG GTAAGCACATATGCTTTGTTTGTTGAGGATGTTCTGGAAGTTGTATCTGACACAGTTATCGTGCATGAAGTTGCTGCCTCACGCATACAGAGGCTGACTAAG GGTTTCTGGGACGCTCGGAAAGGAGGGACTTCCATAGATGAACCAGGAGAATATTCTGACTTTGCAAGCAAACGTGTTCGATCTGATCACAGTCAAAGCACAAGAAGAAATTTCAGGAATAAGAAATTTCGTCCAAAAGTGAGAGAAATGGAGGATGATTGGGAGCTCCCAATGGATTATTTATGA